CACCCGCCCGAATCTGCTCATCGAACAACGGCACCACCGAGCCCCGCGAAGACAGAACGTTGCCGTAGCGCACACACACGAAACGCGTCGACGGGATCAGGATATTGGCGGCCAGAAGGATCCGCTCTTGAATGGCCTTGGTCATGCCCATGACGTTCACCGGCTTGCATGCCTTGTCGGTGCTGATGCCGATGACGGTCTCCACCGGGTAGCCGTTCTCACGAATGGCGCGGACGATGTTCTCCGGCCCCTGGCAGTTTGTGGCCACGGCCTGGCCCGGAAAGTACTCGCATGTCGGAACCTGCTTGAGGGCCGCGGCGTTGGCCACGATGTCGACGTCGCGAATCGCCGAGCAGACGTCCGCGTAGCTGCGGACGTCGCCGATCCGGAACTCGAGGACCTGCTCGAAGTTGTGGTAGATCACCTCATCGGTGGTGACCTTACGGTTCATGTAGTCCACCCGCATCGCGTGCTGTTTGGCCTCGTCGCGCGACATGACGATGATCTTGCGCGGCGTGCCGAGCTCGCCGGTC
This bacterium DNA region includes the following protein-coding sequences:
- a CDS encoding polysaccharide biosynthesis protein, producing the protein MILDGKAILVTGGTGSLGQVLVRRMLTGELGTPRKIIVMSRDEAKQHAMRVDYMNRKVTTDEVIYHNFEQVLEFRIGDVRSYADVCSAIRDVDIVANAAALKQVPTCEYFPGQAVATNCQGPENIVRAIRENGYPVETVIGISTDKACKPVNVMGMTKAIQERILLAANILIPSTRFVCVRYGNVLSSRGSVVPLFDEQIRAGGPVTLTSPNMTRFLLSLDDAVNVVFQAVREARSGETYIPIVRAARVTDIARAMIGSRSIETKLIGVRPGEKLAEVLVSEEECHHVVRRGDYYVILPLLPELRGDEEPDLALEREYSSNDDLLDLDGTVELLDRHGLLPDQVTVESEKVLS